The following are from one region of the Tachyglossus aculeatus isolate mTacAcu1 unplaced genomic scaffold, mTacAcu1.pri scaffold_152_arrow_ctg1, whole genome shotgun sequence genome:
- the LOC119923181 gene encoding putative vomeronasal receptor-like protein 4 gives MDLVIVHLVLVHTVMLLTRVVTVSASTQHLRLLQTDVGCQTFAAMYRVTRGLSICTTGFMSTVQVVIISPSSSLWAQLKARVQKTIFPIFILLELLNSIVDINLLFDTIASPNVISREPRFSDDYCSIKPVSSLLGLFLFFMSLCDLLSLGIMESSSGYMVVLLF, from the coding sequence ATGGACCTGGTCATcgtccacctggtcctggtccacaCCGTAATGCTCCTTACCAGAGTGGTCACTGTGTCAGCATCAACTCAGCATCTACGGCTCCTGCAGACGGATGTTGGATGTCAGACGTTCGCCGCTATGTACCGGGTGACCAGAGGCCTCTCCATCTGCACCACCGGCTTCATGAGTACGGTCCAGGTCGTGATCATCAGTCCCAGTTCCTCTCTCTGGGCCCAGCTCAAAGCCCGGGTACAAAAGACAATCTTCCCAATCTTTATCCTACTGGAGCTTCTCAACTCGATCGTGGACATCAACCTCCTGTTCGACACCATTGCATCTCCCAACGTTATCAGCCGCGAGCCCAGATTCAGTGATGACTACTGTTCTATCAAGCCCGTCAGCAGCCTTTTAGGGCTGTTCCTCTTCTTTATGTCACTCTGCGACCTCCTCTCCTTGGGAATCATGgaaagctccagtggctacatGGTCGTCCTCCTCTTCTGA